The Apium graveolens cultivar Ventura chromosome 11, ASM990537v1, whole genome shotgun sequence genome has a window encoding:
- the LOC141697249 gene encoding uncharacterized protein LOC141697249 — translation MESSDHSRILNTIISDDVSETQASKKQKIFQKRVLAVKIDENEYEKKQKNDGPPSDCWSWRKYGQKPIKGSPYPRGYYKCSTSKSCSAKKQVERCKTNASLLIVTYTSTHNHPSPKEPMQVEDSKQSEDIKQEDALKIENGGNEEAKEEDDKDQEPVNVQKDEAVNFPENEASTQNISDFYYCQSPFTCNSDHQYLITTIVHEEERLGSPLIEKLESVVFEEKSEKPLCYPHLMTFSTPKNEENDFYDELGELPISSSLTRFMRSNFSEDRILIQ, via the exons ATGGAAAGCTCTGATCATTCTCGGATATTGAACACAATCATATCAGACGATGTTTCAGAAACTCAGGCTTCCAAGAAACA GAAGATATTCCAGAAGAGAGTATTAGCTGTAAAGATTGATGAAAATGAATATGAGAAGAAGCAGAAGAATGACGGGCCGCCTTCTGATTGTTGGTCTTGGAGGAAGTATGGGCAAAAACCAATCAAAGGATCTCCCTATCCCAG GGGATATTACAAATGCAGCACATCAAAGAGTTGTTCAGCCAAAAAACAAGTGGAAAGATGTAAAACAAATGCTTCCTTGCTCATTGTCACTTACACCTCAACTCATAACCATCCGAGCCCCAAAGAACCAATGCAAGTAGAAGATTCAAAACAGTCAGAAGATATAAAACAGGAGGATGCACTCAAGATTGAAAATGGTGGAAATGAAGAAGCTAAAGAAGAGGATGACAAAGATCAAGAACCGGTTAATGTTCAAAAAGATGAAGCGGTTAATTTCCCAGAAAATGAAGCTAGTACTCAAAATATATCTGATTTTTACTACTGCCAGTCGCCATTTACTTGCAACTCTGATCATCAATACTTGATCACTACAATTGTACACGAAGAAGAAAGATTGGGTAGCCCATTGATAGAGAAGTTAGAAAGTGTGGTGTTTGAAGAAAAATCAGAGAAGCCACTTTGTTATCCTCATCTCATGACATTCTCAACACCCAAAAACGAAGAAAATGACTTCTATGATGAGCTTGGAGAACTGCCCATATCTTCTTCATTGACGAGATTCATGAGGAGCAATTTCTCTGAGGATAGGATTCTTATTCAGTAG